CGGAGATGCCGAAGACGAGAAGCTGCGCCTGGAAGCGGTTGACGCCGCGCGCCACCGCATAGCCGGGATTGTCCTTCAGCGCCCTGAAGGCGAGACCGATCGGGCTTTTGACGATGACATAGGTGAAGGTCATCGTGACGGCGAAGAGCGCTGCCACGATCGCGTAGTTGCCGACGAGCCACTGGCCCTTGAGCAGCGCCCGGGTTCCGAGGTCGCCGAAGCGGGCAAATCCGACCGCTCCGCCGGTGAACTGCCGGCAGATCGAGCCGACCATGGTGAAGCACTCGGTATCGGTGACGATGAGCAGATACATGGTCTGGGCGATCGCGAGCGTCAGCAGCGCGACATAGACGCCGGTGAGCCTGAGGCAGGCGAGGCCGATGATGAGGGAGAAGACGACGGCGGCGAGCGCACCGGGCAGGAGGGCTGCCCAGACGTTCCAGCCGAAATAGAAGCAGATCATCGCGGTCACGTAGCCGCCGAAGGCGAAGATCGCCATTTGGACCAGCGAGAAGATGCCGGAGAACCCGAAGAGCAGGTTCCACTGCGAAGCGATGGTCGCGTAGAACAGCGCCAGCACGACTTGGCCGAGCACGTAGCGGCTATCGACCAGGAAGGGGAGGGCGACGGCGGCGGCGACGAGAAGCAGACTGATGACCAGATCGGCGCGAGCGGAGCCGGAGACGCGTTTCGAGCGGGAGGCTTGGGTCATGACGGCACCTCACATGCGACGGATCTGGGTACGGCCGAAGAGGCCCGCCGGCCGCCAGATCAGGACGGCGATGACGACGAAAAGCAGCGTCGGGAAGCCCCAGCGCGCGCCCGCGGCGTATTGGACGAAGGCTTCGAGCAGTGCCAGGCCGAAGGCGGCGGCGACGGCGCCCGGCAGATTACCGAGACCGGCCACCACGCACATGATGAACGCTTTCAGCATCGGGTCGTTGCCGAGCGGCGGCGAAAGCTGCGTCATCGAACTGACCATGACGCCGCACACGCCGGCAATCGCGCCGGAGAGGACCAGCACCTGGAAATAGACGCGGTTGACGGCGACGCCCATCAACTGGGCGGTCTCGCGGCTCTGCGCGGTGGCGCGGATCGCCCGGCCCATGCGCGTGCGGCCGAGCAGGAGTGCTATCAGGACCATGAGCACGATGACGACGAAGACGATCAGAATGTTCTGGTAAGGCACGCTCACCGGCCCCAGAGCAAGCGAGCCGCTCGTCGAGATCGGCTGCTTCAGGGGCTGGCCGCCGAAAACGAGCAGGATCGCGTTTTCGAGCGCGATGCCGACGCCGACTGTGGCGATCATGACGCTGGATTCGAATGTCGGCTTGTCGCCTTTCAGCAGGTTGCGCACGATCAGGAAGTAGAGCAGGCCACCGGCGACGGCGCCGACGAGGATGGCACCGGCGAAACCGACGAAGACCGGCAGGCCGAGGGCGGAGGAGAAGGTGAAGGCGGCATAGCCACCGAGCGTCAGCATGGCGGCGTGCGCCATGTTCAGCATGCCCATCGAGCCCCAGACGAGTGAGAGGCCGATGGTGGCGAGCGCATAGAGCGCTCCCATCGTCAGTCCGGCGATGAGAATGGCGGAGATGATGTCGAACATGGCCCTCAGCCTCCGAGATAGGTTGCAAGGAGCTCGTCGCGGGCGAGGAGCTCGGCGGCCGGGCCCGACCAGACAATCTCGCCGTCGTCCAGCAGATGGAGGTGATCGGCAAGGTCGGCGACGCGTGCCGGATTCTCCTCGATGAGAAGGATGGTGCGGCCGCTTTTCGAAAGCTCCGTGATGACGCCGTAGATCTGCTCGATGATCAGCGGCGCAAGTCCGAGCGAGGGCTCGTCGATGAGCAGGATCTCGCCGTTCATCATCAGCCCGCGGCCGATGCCGACCATGCGACGCTCGCCGCCCGAGAGCGACGAGGCGATTTGCTGGCGCCGGTCGGAGAGCTTTGGCAGGAGCGTGTAGACCTCGTCCAGCCGGCGGTCGATCTCCGCCTTCGAGGGCGCCAGATAGGCGCCCATCAGGAGGTTTTCGAGGACGGTCATCTCCGGGAAGAGAATGTCGCCCTGGGGCACATGGGCGACGCCGAGCGCGGCGATGGCGTGGGGCTTGGCGAGCGTCGGGCCGCCATTGATGCTGATCGTGCCGGATTTGAGCGGCACGAGGCCGGAAATGGTCTTGAGCAGCGTCGACTTGCCGTGACCGTTCGGGCCGACGACCGTCACGAATTCTCCGGCCGCGACGTCGAAGGAGATGCCCTTGAGGACGGTCAGTTCCCGGTAGCCGGAAACGACATTCGAAAGGCTGAGAATGGGAGGTTTGCCGCTCATGCCTGCGCCCCGCCTTCCGTGAAAAAGGTCTTGAGGCGCTTCCGCGTGCCTTCTCCGAGATAGGTTTCGACGACGATCGGATCCTCCGCCACGGCGTTTGGCAGTCCCTCGAAGATCTTCTTGCCGTGGTGCATGATGATGACACGGCTCGACAGCGCGAGCAGGAAGCGCATGACGTGCTCGATCAGGACCACCGTGAGCCCGCCCGCCTTGAGCCGCTCGACCAGGCCGATGATGTGGTCGATCTCCTTGGTGTTGAGGCCGCCGACAGGCTCGTCGAGAAACAGGAGCTTGGGCTTCGTGGCGATTGCGCCGGCGATCATCAGCAGTTTGCGATCGAGGACGGGTAATTGGGCAACCGTGACGTCGTCCTTGTCCGCCAGGCCGACGAAGGCGAGCGCCTCGTCGGTGTGCTCGCGAACGTCCCGGCCGAGTCGCAAGCCCGGCACGGCGCGCCTCGCCCGGCCGAAATAGGCGGCCACGTCGATGTTCTCGCGCACCGTCAGGCTCTCGAATGCGGCATTGAGCTGAAAGGTGCGGGCGATGCCGAGTTGGCAGATGCGGTCGGCGCCGACGCCCGTGATGTCGTGACCGTCGAAGCCTATGCTGCCGTCCGTGGCGGGAGTGACGCCGGTCACCACATCGAAGAAGGTCGTCTTACCCGCCCCGTTGGGTCCCCCGATGCCGACGATCTCGCCGGGCGCGACCGTCAGCGACATGCCGTCGACGGCGGCCAGAGAGCCGAACCTCTTCACGACATTGGCGCATTCCAGCAGTGCTCGACTGCCGTTCTTCATTGTCCGCTCCTTCGTCATCGGCACCGGCCGCGGCGCGGCCGGTGCGGAGAGTCAACGTCGTTGGTCTTGATCGGCTTATTTGATCCAGGGCGGCAGCAGGAAGTCGTGGGTCGCATAGAGCGCCGGAGCGACGAGCCTCGGATCCGTCGTGTGGTCCTGGTGCTGCAGGAACTGGTGCGGCATGCCGAGCGACGGATCGGCCACCTGCGTCGGGTAGCAGTAGGCCGATTGGCCGGCGGGATCGGCCCGGTATGTGCCGTTGACGCCCCGATAGATGTTGCGGCGCATCGCGGCGGCGACCTTGCGCACCTGGTCCTTGTTGAACGGCTCACCCGGACCGCCGGCGATCGCTGCCGCGATCGCCCACATCCACAGGCCGTCATAGGTCTGCGAGCCGGTGATATAGGCCGAATTCGGTCCGAACTTCGCCCGGTAGGACTCGCGGAAGGGTTTGGAGAATTCATCCGGCAGGCAGCCGACGACGGTCGAATAGATGACACCGTTGACATTCGCCCCGCCGATCTCGCGGAATGCCGGAAGCGACGGGCCGTATTGCATATAGACCAGGCTGTTGGTCGGCTGCGTCAGGAACTGCACCATGAACTGCGCGAGGTCCTGCGGCAGGAAGTGGGTGACGATGATCGCTGCCGGCGGATCCTGCCGCAGCTTTGCCAGCGTCGGCCCCCACTGGTTGGTCGGAAACGGCACGGTCTCGAAAAGGCTGACCTCGAAGCCGTAATCCTTGGCCTTGTCGCGGATCGCGTTGGCGATGACGATCGAATACTCGTTGGCCGAGGGAATGATGGCGATCTTCTTGTTAGGCGCCGTCCACTTGCCACCGTCGGCCAGCGTCTTCAAGAAGTTCAAGCAGCCCGGTCCGTACCAGAACTCCGGCGGATCGCCCTGAAACGAGCCGTAATAACGTTCTGAATCGGTCTTGAACTTCTCATTGTGCGAAATGAGCGTGTTGTAGTGCATCATGATGACGTCGTTGTCGGCGGCGACGTCCATCTCGATCATGTTGGTGCCGAGATTGTAGCCGTTGATGATCACCGGCGTGTTGAATCGGTCGACCAGGCGCTGCATGGCCTGCGACACGAGGTCGGCGCCCATCTCCTTGGTGTCTTCGATGTGGAGTTCGATGGGGCGGCCGAGAACGCCGCCCGCGGCGTTGATCTCCTCTGCCGCCAGTTCGAGGCCATTCTTGAACTCGATGCCGTCCGCGGCGGCGATGCCGGACATCGGCAGCGCCGAGCCGACGGGAATCGGCGCGGAATCCTGCGCCCGGGTGGCCTTGTTCATATCGGCGAGGAGCACCCCGCCGGCGGCGCCGGCGCCCAGAGCTCCCTGAAGCATCGCACGTCTATTCATCATAACGGTTTCCCCTCCTGATTTTGGTTGTGAGTGTTGCGTGTCGTCTGGCGGTTGTTACGGGAAGATCGTCTCCAGGCTGGCGGCGGCGGACAGGACGCGGGCATCCTCGCCGCGCGCGCCGACGATCTGAAAGCCGACCGGAAGCCCCGCGGCGGTGAAACCGCACGGGACGACACAGGCCGGCTGCTGGCTGAGATTGATCGGAAAGCTGAAGCCCGCCCATTCGGTCCAGCGCCCGAAGGTGCTTCCCGCCGGCACTTCGACGCCCGCGTCGAAAGCCGCCAGCGGCGTCGCCGGCGACACGAGGAAGTCGTATTTGGCCAGCAACCTGTCCATGGCGGCGCCGTATTCGCCGCGCCGTATCTGGGCGCGGACAAGCTGCGTCGAGCTGTAGGCGGCGCCGGCCGCGGCGATCTGCACGAGGCCCGGATCAATAGCGGCACGCGCGGGCTCGGGGATCGCGGCGAGCCTTGCGGCAGCCCCTGTGAACCAGTGATGATGGAAGAGATCGAGAAGATCGCCGGTTGGAAGCTCCACCGGTTCGACGAGGGCGCCGGCTGCAGTCAACCGGGCGACGGCGGCCGCTATGATCGCGGCGACTTCTGGATCGAGGACGCCAGCCGCGGGTTTCGACCAGTGGCCGATGCGCTTGCCCGCGAGGCGCGCCATGGGCTCGCCGCCGAGCGTTGACAGTTCACCAGGCCCTTGCGCCCAGTCGCGCAGGTCGCGCCCGGACATGGCCTGCAGCATGGCGGCCGCATCGGCAGCACGTCGCGCCATCGGGCCGACATGCGCGACGGTGCCGAACGGGCTCGGCGGATAAGCCGGGACGCGTCCGAATGTCGGCTTGTGACCGACGATGCCGGTGAAGGATGCCGGAATGCGGATCGAGCCGCCGCCGTCGGTGCCGAGATGGAATACGCCGGCGCCGACCGCCGCGGCCACCGCGCCTCCGCCCGATGATCCGCCGGGCGTCTTTTCCCTGTTCCAGGGGTTCCGCGTCACACCGAAGAGGGGGCTGTCGGTCACCGCTTTCCAGCCGAATTCAGGCGTGGTGGTCTGGCCGATGAACACGGCCCCGGCCTGTCGCAGCAGCGCCACGGACGGGGCGTCTTCCTCAAAGGGCGTGGCCGGCGTCGTCGTGCTGCCGTAGCGCACGCTCCAGCCCTTCACCCAGACGATGTCCTTCAGTGTCGCGGGGACGCCGTCGACCGGAGAGAGGGGGGCGCCGTCCTTCCAGCGCCGCTCGGAGGCGGTGGCCGCGTCGAGTGCGCCGTGCCGGTCGATGAAGGTGAAAGCGTTGAGCCCGGGATTGACATCCTCGGCCCGGTCCATCGCGGCTGTGGCGACCTCGACCGGCGAGAGGGAGCGTTTGGCAAAGGCCGCAGCCAGCTCAGCGGCGCCGATGCGGCAAAATTCGTTCGCCCCTTCGAGAGGGTTCTGAAAATGCATTCCTGTCGTTCCCGTATCGTCATCTGGCCTGCATTTGGCGGCAGGCTCGTTCGTGCAACAGATTGAACTGCTTCCGTGCATTCACAAAATGTATTATTTCGTAGAACATCTTACATTTTATGGATCATGGGGCGGCGATGAATCTGACTATCCGGCAGCTACGCTATGTTTGCGAGGTCGCCGGTCTCGGCAGCATCCAGGCCGCCTCGAAGGTGCTCAACATATCCCAGTCTTCGATCCTGGCCGCGATAACGCTGGCCGAGGGGGAGATGGGCGCCCGGATTTTCGAGCGCAGGCCCGCCCGCGGGGTCCAGATCACACCGGCGGGCGTGCGGTTCGTCAGCGCCGCCCGCATTCTGCTTTCGGCGTCCACCGAATTCGACCGGGCTATCGGCGACCTGGCGGATCGCGTGCCCAAGGTGCTGCGCATCGGCTGCTTCGAACCCTTCGGCGCGCTGTTCATGCCGGAAATGCTACGCGCATATGTCGATTATGTCGGTGACGTGGAGATCGACCTTCTCGAGGGCGATCAGGTGCAGCTGCAGGCGTGGCTGCGAGAGGGAATCATCGATCTGGCGGTCCTCTATGACATAGGCCCGATCACGACCGGCACGATGACAAAAATCTGCAAGGTGCCGGCACACGCGCTGCTGCATGCCGACGACCCCTTGGCCGCCAGGGACGCCGTATGGCTCGCCGAAATCGCCACGCGTCCCTTCGTCCTGCTCGATATGCCGCAGACCGCGACATATCTGCTGACGCTCTTCGATATATTGGCGAAGCGGCCGGAAGTTCGCTTCCGCACGCGCTTCTACGAGACGGTCCGCTCCGCCGTCGCCTCAGGTTTCGGCATGTCCATCCTCAACATGCGTCCGATCGGCCGCGCGACGGCGGATGGATCGGCAATCGTGCGTCGTCCCTTGCTCGATGAGCTGCCGCAGCCGTCGTTAATCATCCTGGATCTCTATGGGAATTCGAAGCCCCTCTTTGTCCGGCTGTTCATAGAGATATTCTCCCGGTTCTTCCACGAGGTCGGTCCGGCGCGTTTCTCGGTGACGACACGTGAGAAGGAAACCGAGCTGATGTGGAACTGATCGGCCGATCGGGCCGGCATCAAGTGAGCGCCCGCTTCGGGACATCCTTGCGGCCGTCCCGCGTCAGCAAGGCGCGCGCCAGCGCCACCAGGAGGTCAGTCTGGGTAACGATGCCGGCGATCCTGCTGTCGCCGTCGACAATGACCACCGCATGGTTGCGCCCATTGCTCAGCAAGGGGATGAGATTCACGATCGGGGTGCCGGGTGTGGCCGTCACGGCTTTCGACATGCTGCCCGAAATATGCTCGGTTTCCTTAGCGAGCTCGCGCAGACCGACCGTTCCGACAAGTCTGCGGTCACCGTCCAGCACGGGGAGGGTGCGGAGATCGTGATCGAGCAGCAAGCCGCGCGCGACGGCGCTGGTCGTGTGCTCGTCGACGGTTACGACATCGCGTGACATGATTTCGGCGCTGAGCATGTCGCCATGGGAGCGCGACAGGATCTGGGCCTCGACCTCGCGCAGCAGACGGTCGAGATCGCCGCGGTCGATATCATAGCTCTCGCCCATCTTGATCAGCGCCGCGTCGATGTCGGCACTCTGCACGCCGACGCGCAACGGCGCGGGGCGATCCTTTGTCTTGTGTTCATTGACGGCCGGCGGCTGCGCGACATGCGGATAGCCCCGGCGCGTGAGCTTGTGAAAGCCGATGCCGAGAAGCACGAGCAGTGCCGAATTGATCGCGATGGGCACGAAAGGAAAAAGATAACCTGCATCGGCGACGGCCGAGCCGCCGATGACCGCGGTGAGGGCCGCCGCTCCACCCGGCGGATGCAGGCTCCGTGTGAGTGACATGGCGACGATGGCGAGCGCCACCGCGACGCCTGTGGCGAGAAGCGGATGGGGCAGATAATGCACGACGGTGACGCCGACCAGGGCCGAGATCGTGTTGCCGCCGATGATCGGCCAGGGCTGGGCGAGGGGGCTCGCCGGCACCGCGAAGAGCAGGACGGCCGAGGCGCCGATCGGCGCGACGATCAGCGGCAGGAAGGGGTCGGGTCCGAAACTGAGTGCGCAGAAAAGACCTGTGAGCCCAATGCCAAGGAGCGTGCCGAGGCTGGCGATGAGCCGGTCGCGCAAAGTGGCGCCGGCGAGAATGGGCTTGAACCAGGGAAACTTGCTGGAAGCGGGCATGGGACGACGGCCGGAAGGGATGGGGGCAGGCTCACTACCAAGCTCCCGTGCTGTGTCAAGAAAACCAGGCGCGGACCGGCGTTGCGTTTCCGACGTGGCTTAGGCGCCGCGCCTGCCAGGGTTCGGCGTGAACAGGCATTCAAGCAGGACTATGCTATGGTCAGCCGTTATTTCGATCTAACTGTTACGATAGCCTCCGGGCGATCAAGCGAGGACAGATGTTCGCCGCGACGGCCATCAAGAGCACCGACAAGAAGACGTTCTATCGCGAGCTGTCGGGTCAGCTCGAGGCACTCCTTGCCGGCGAGAGCGATCCGGTCGCCAATGCCGCCAATATGTCGGCTTTGATCTTCGAACAGGTTCCGGATCTCAATTGGGCCGGGTTCTATTTCCTGCGCAGCCCACAGGAGCTCGTGCTCGGCCCGTTTCAGGGCACGCCGGCTTGCGTGCGCATCGCCGTGGGTCGCGGTGTGTGCGGAACTGCGGTCGCGCGCCGCGCCACTCAGCGGGTGGAAGATGTGCACAGCTTTGCCGGCCACATAGCCTGCGACAGCGCATCACGCTCCGAGCTCGTCGTCCCTCTGCTGCGCGCGGGCGAGATCTTCGGCGTCCTCGATCTCGACAGTCCAATGCCCGGGCGTTTC
This genomic stretch from Nordella sp. HKS 07 harbors:
- a CDS encoding branched-chain amino acid ABC transporter permease gives rise to the protein MTQASRSKRVSGSARADLVISLLLVAAAVALPFLVDSRYVLGQVVLALFYATIASQWNLLFGFSGIFSLVQMAIFAFGGYVTAMICFYFGWNVWAALLPGALAAVVFSLIIGLACLRLTGVYVALLTLAIAQTMYLLIVTDTECFTMVGSICRQFTGGAVGFARFGDLGTRALLKGQWLVGNYAIVAALFAVTMTFTYVIVKSPIGLAFRALKDNPGYAVARGVNRFQAQLLVFGISAFFTGLAGGFYAAHFQAIGPGILSLSQLLFIIAIAVVGGVGTFWGPLVGTVVLVAADELMREMGEFRTLGLGLIIALSVILMPKGLVGRLGDLVHWLRHRNGTAPKTKFQENPAAAGK
- a CDS encoding branched-chain amino acid ABC transporter permease, which translates into the protein MFDIISAILIAGLTMGALYALATIGLSLVWGSMGMLNMAHAAMLTLGGYAAFTFSSALGLPVFVGFAGAILVGAVAGGLLYFLIVRNLLKGDKPTFESSVMIATVGVGIALENAILLVFGGQPLKQPISTSGSLALGPVSVPYQNILIVFVVIVLMVLIALLLGRTRMGRAIRATAQSRETAQLMGVAVNRVYFQVLVLSGAIAGVCGVMVSSMTQLSPPLGNDPMLKAFIMCVVAGLGNLPGAVAAAFGLALLEAFVQYAAGARWGFPTLLFVVIAVLIWRPAGLFGRTQIRRM
- a CDS encoding ABC transporter ATP-binding protein; its protein translation is MSGKPPILSLSNVVSGYRELTVLKGISFDVAAGEFVTVVGPNGHGKSTLLKTISGLVPLKSGTISINGGPTLAKPHAIAALGVAHVPQGDILFPEMTVLENLLMGAYLAPSKAEIDRRLDEVYTLLPKLSDRRQQIASSLSGGERRMVGIGRGLMMNGEILLIDEPSLGLAPLIIEQIYGVITELSKSGRTILLIEENPARVADLADHLHLLDDGEIVWSGPAAELLARDELLATYLGG
- a CDS encoding ABC transporter ATP-binding protein, with translation MKNGSRALLECANVVKRFGSLAAVDGMSLTVAPGEIVGIGGPNGAGKTTFFDVVTGVTPATDGSIGFDGHDITGVGADRICQLGIARTFQLNAAFESLTVRENIDVAAYFGRARRAVPGLRLGRDVREHTDEALAFVGLADKDDVTVAQLPVLDRKLLMIAGAIATKPKLLFLDEPVGGLNTKEIDHIIGLVERLKAGGLTVVLIEHVMRFLLALSSRVIIMHHGKKIFEGLPNAVAEDPIVVETYLGEGTRKRLKTFFTEGGAQA
- a CDS encoding ABC transporter substrate-binding protein, giving the protein MMNRRAMLQGALGAGAAGGVLLADMNKATRAQDSAPIPVGSALPMSGIAAADGIEFKNGLELAAEEINAAGGVLGRPIELHIEDTKEMGADLVSQAMQRLVDRFNTPVIINGYNLGTNMIEMDVAADNDVIMMHYNTLISHNEKFKTDSERYYGSFQGDPPEFWYGPGCLNFLKTLADGGKWTAPNKKIAIIPSANEYSIVIANAIRDKAKDYGFEVSLFETVPFPTNQWGPTLAKLRQDPPAAIIVTHFLPQDLAQFMVQFLTQPTNSLVYMQYGPSLPAFREIGGANVNGVIYSTVVGCLPDEFSKPFRESYRAKFGPNSAYITGSQTYDGLWMWAIAAAIAGGPGEPFNKDQVRKVAAAMRRNIYRGVNGTYRADPAGQSAYCYPTQVADPSLGMPHQFLQHQDHTTDPRLVAPALYATHDFLLPPWIK
- a CDS encoding amidase; this encodes MHFQNPLEGANEFCRIGAAELAAAFAKRSLSPVEVATAAMDRAEDVNPGLNAFTFIDRHGALDAATASERRWKDGAPLSPVDGVPATLKDIVWVKGWSVRYGSTTTPATPFEEDAPSVALLRQAGAVFIGQTTTPEFGWKAVTDSPLFGVTRNPWNREKTPGGSSGGGAVAAAVGAGVFHLGTDGGGSIRIPASFTGIVGHKPTFGRVPAYPPSPFGTVAHVGPMARRAADAAAMLQAMSGRDLRDWAQGPGELSTLGGEPMARLAGKRIGHWSKPAAGVLDPEVAAIIAAAVARLTAAGALVEPVELPTGDLLDLFHHHWFTGAAARLAAIPEPARAAIDPGLVQIAAAGAAYSSTQLVRAQIRRGEYGAAMDRLLAKYDFLVSPATPLAAFDAGVEVPAGSTFGRWTEWAGFSFPINLSQQPACVVPCGFTAAGLPVGFQIVGARGEDARVLSAAASLETIFP
- a CDS encoding LysR family transcriptional regulator; translation: MNLTIRQLRYVCEVAGLGSIQAASKVLNISQSSILAAITLAEGEMGARIFERRPARGVQITPAGVRFVSAARILLSASTEFDRAIGDLADRVPKVLRIGCFEPFGALFMPEMLRAYVDYVGDVEIDLLEGDQVQLQAWLREGIIDLAVLYDIGPITTGTMTKICKVPAHALLHADDPLAARDAVWLAEIATRPFVLLDMPQTATYLLTLFDILAKRPEVRFRTRFYETVRSAVASGFGMSILNMRPIGRATADGSAIVRRPLLDELPQPSLIILDLYGNSKPLFVRLFIEIFSRFFHEVGPARFSVTTREKETELMWN
- a CDS encoding HPP family protein, which encodes MPASSKFPWFKPILAGATLRDRLIASLGTLLGIGLTGLFCALSFGPDPFLPLIVAPIGASAVLLFAVPASPLAQPWPIIGGNTISALVGVTVVHYLPHPLLATGVAVALAIVAMSLTRSLHPPGGAAALTAVIGGSAVADAGYLFPFVPIAINSALLVLLGIGFHKLTRRGYPHVAQPPAVNEHKTKDRPAPLRVGVQSADIDAALIKMGESYDIDRGDLDRLLREVEAQILSRSHGDMLSAEIMSRDVVTVDEHTTSAVARGLLLDHDLRTLPVLDGDRRLVGTVGLRELAKETEHISGSMSKAVTATPGTPIVNLIPLLSNGRNHAVVIVDGDSRIAGIVTQTDLLVALARALLTRDGRKDVPKRALT
- a CDS encoding GAF domain-containing protein, encoding MFAATAIKSTDKKTFYRELSGQLEALLAGESDPVANAANMSALIFEQVPDLNWAGFYFLRSPQELVLGPFQGTPACVRIAVGRGVCGTAVARRATQRVEDVHSFAGHIACDSASRSELVVPLLRAGEIFGVLDLDSPMPGRFDAEDQDGIELLAAIYIAASAPIIPGAQA